In Argonema galeatum A003/A1, the sequence CAGCGCCAGAAGCTCAACACACCTTATCTAAAATTTTTGGAGTCTAATTTTAACTCCAGCACGATCGAACATTTAATGTGTAGAAATGAACTGTCTATTGATTATTTGGGAAATGTCTATGATTGCGACTTTAACCAGATGGAAAATCTGCCAGCAAAACTCAAAGGCGATGAAACGCTAACGGTTGGCAAGCTACTGGAAGCGGGAAGTTTAGATTTGATCGACGAGGTGCAAACAGCGCCATACTGCTATGGTTGTACAGCGGGCTCAGGTTCAAGCTGTGGTGGCGCTTTATTATAGGGGCTAGGGAAAGAGGGGCTAGGGGCTAGAGGCTAGGGGCTAGGGAAAGAGGGGGAGAGATTTAACAAATGACTAATGACTAATGACTTAATGACTTAATGACTTAATGACTTAATGACTTAATGACTTAATGACTTAATGACTTAATGACAAATGACCAATGACTAATAACGAAAAAAAGCATTCATGGATAAGACTGGTGATTGGAATATCAGTCTTTATTGCGGCTGACTTCATCATCCTTAAATTTACACCAGTTGGCGCTTGGCTAACGCCAGAAAATCTGCAAGAAGTGAAACAACAGGCGGGAATTTTCGCACCGTTGGGGTTCATCGTCATTTATTTCGTGGCGGCGTTATTGGCGGTTCCGGGTACGATTTTAACGCTGTCAGCGGGAGCGCTGTTTGGGGCGTTATGGGGTGGATTATGGTCAATCATCGGGGCGACGTTGGGGGCTACGGGGGCTTTTTTGGTGGCCCGATTTATCGCAGGTGATTGGGCCAGACAGCAGTTTGAAGGGGCCGATCGCTTACGCCAACTCAGTCAGGGGATTGAAGAAAATGGGTTTTGGTTCGCTTTGTCGATTCGTTTAGCGCCAGTTTTTCCATTTAATGCCGTTAACTACCTGTTGGGTTTGACGCCTATTAGTCTACCTACTTACGTGCTGGCCACGGGGGTGGGAATTATACCGGGAACCTTTGCTTATGCTTGGTTGGGGCAAGGTGGGCTAGAAGCCGCTACAGGTCGTCCGCCTTGGCAGCTCTTCGGTGCCTTAGCAATGCTCGCTGGGCTATCTACTTTGCCGATCGTTTTGAAGCGTTGGAAAGCTAACAAAACATAGCTATTCACCTAGAAGAAACACTGAAAGGTTACACTAACTTTACACAATCTTTAAATACTGAAATATGTATTTTTGATAAAGCTAATATAAATTTTCAGTAAACTACGTAAAATTACTAGCAAATTGGAGAATGTTATGCCAATACTATTTTAAACCTCCTGAAAAATACTTAGTTCTGTTTTGCGTAATCTGTAATTTTACGTACATTATGGATGCTATTTACAAGTCCAACACAGATTTTCCAGGCTTTCAGGTTATAGCAAGGGCGGCCAACTAAGTAATTGCCAGGGATACTAGCATCTACCAGATAGCAAAAAATGAAATACCTCAAATTGTTTGGCATCACACTTATCTGTTCTATGCTGCCAGGAATTTCCCATGCCAATGCAGCTATTTTAAGTTCCACAAGCCTTGATAGCGGGACCATTAGCAAAATCGCCGATTCGCGCTTTGATGAGCTAACACGCGGCATTAATCTCAGCCACTGGTTCGCGCAAACCTCTAACTTTGACGCGAACTACATTACCGAACAAGACATCGAAAGCATCAAAAGTTTAGGATTTGAACACGTTCGCTTGCCGATCGACGCTGCTTTTCTATTCGATGAAAACAACCCAGGAGTACTAAATACCCAAAATCTGCAATACCTGGACGAAGCCCTTAACAAGATCGACGCTCACGACTTGTCCGTAATTATAGACCTTAGCCCAGGAGATAATTTTAAAGATCGTCTGGCTAACGATGATGCTTTCGTCACCGTTGCTGCACAATTCTGGAAGGCTTTAGCTGCACACCTCAGTACTCGCGATCCAGAACAAGTCTTTCTAGAAACGCTCAACGAACCCGCTTTTGGTTACTTTCTTCAAGATACCGATATTGACCCAGTACAACGCTGGAATGAGGTTCAGGGAAAGCTGCTGGCTGCTATGCGAGAAGGCGCACCAAATAACACTCTGATTGCGAAGGGATACGATTGGGACGGCATTGACGGTCTCAAGACGCTGACTCCTGTGGAAGATCCAAATGTGGTTTACAATTTCCACTTTTATGAGCCAATGGTTTTCACGCATCAGGGCGCAGATTGGATGGATGAGGAGTTTTCTTATCTCCACGATTTGCCCTATCCTTACAATCAAGAAAGCTGTGCGGCGGTTATATCAACGATAACTAACGAAAGTGCGAAGGAATGGGCGCAGTCATATTGCGACCAACAGTGGGATGCAGCCAAAGTGGAAAAACGGATTGCTCAAGCTGCTGCTTGGGCGGAAGAAAACAATGTGCTGCTGACTGCTAATGAGTTTGGCGTCTACCGTCCTTTTCTTGGCGAGGACGATCGCGTTGCTTGGATTGGCGATGTGCGATCGATCTTGGAAAAATACGATATTGGCTGGACGATGTGGTCGTACTCAGAGGGTTTCGGTTTGGTAAAGGACAACGAGGAGGGAGAACGCATACCTAATGAAAGTGTTGTGAAAGCGCTTGGTTTGTCTGATGACGAACATCGCAAAATTCCAGAACCAAGTGCGATCGCTGGATCTGTCCTGGTAGCCCTGATGCTAATACGAGTCAAGCGCTTTGCCTATAGCCGTTAACTCTTGGACACCAAGCGACAGACAGGCGTAAGGCCCAGTCTCGCTCAATGCGCTCAAGTTAGTAATGTAAAGTTTCGTAACTACAGTTTGACAACTTTCCAAAACCTCTGCATAATGGAGATTGTGTGGAAAAAGGGACTGTAGTTCAATTGGTTAGAGCACCGCCCTGTCACGGCGGAAGTTGCGGGTTCGAGCCCCGTCAGTCCCGTAAAATCAAGGATAAAACATAAATAAAAGATGAATTAAGTCGTTCGTCTTTTATTGTTCAGCGTTCAGAAGAGAGAATTTGCTGTGACTGTTAGAGTTCGGATTGCACCCAGTCCTACTGGAAACTTACACATCGGTACGGCCAGAACGGCTGTATTTAACTGGCTGTTTGCCCGTAATCAAGGTGGGCAGTTTATCTTGCGAATTGAGGACACGGATTTAGAGCGATCGCGCCCGGAATACACCGCGAATATCCTCGATGGCCTTACTTGGCTGGGGTTCAATTGGGATGAAGGGCCATTTTTCCAAACCAAGCGTTTCGACCTCTACCGACAAGCAATTCAAACGCTGCTGGATAAAGGTTCGGCCTATCGTTGCTATAGCAGCGAAGCCGAACTGGAAGAAATGCGATCGGCTCAAAAAGCCAGAAAAGAGGCTCCCCGCTACGATAACCGGCACCGCAACCTAACGCCAGAGCAGGAGACAGCTTTTTCTTCAGAAGGGCGTCGCCCGGTAATTCGCTTCAAAATCGATGATGACCGGGAGATTTCCTGGAACGATATGGTAAGGGACAAAGTTAGCTGGAAAGGAAGCGACCTGGGTGGGGACATGGTGATTGCCCGTGCTTCGGAAACAGAAGCCTTTGCTCAACCTTTGTACAACCTGGCGGTGGTGATAGATGACATTGACATGAAAATAACTCATGTCATCCGGGGTGAAGATCATATTGCCAACACAGCCAAACAAATTCTGCTCTACGAAGCTTTGGGTGCGGGGATACCAGAGTTTGCCCATACTCCCTTGATTTTGGACAAGGAAGGGCGTAAACTCTCCAAACGGCGTGGTGTGACATCCATCTTTGACTTTAAGAAGTTGGGCTATATGGCGGAAGCTTTAGTCAATTACATGACGCTATTGGGGTGGTCGCCGCCAGATTCCACCAAGGAAATCTTTAGTTTGCAGCAAGCAGCTGAGCAGTTTGGCTTCGAGCGCGTCAATAAAGCAGGAGCGAAGTTTGATTGGGATAAGCTGAATTGGCTCAATAGCCAATATCTGCACAATATGCCTGTATCCCAGCTGTGCGACCTGCTGATTCCCTACTGGCAAGAGGCGGGACATGAATTCGATCCGGTGAGCGATCGGGCCTGGTTAGAGCAGATTACCGCTTTGATTGGCCCTAGCTTAGTTCGTTTGCCAGTGAGCGATCGCTATTTAAGCGATACTGAGTGGGTAGAACAGATCGAAGCGCTCAAGAACGCCGATCCCACAGGCCCCAGCGCCGTTCCCAGCCCAGATGCGATCGTCATGAGCCGGTATCTCTTCACCTCAAGCGTAGAATTCACCGAAGAAGGAAAAGCTCAGTTGCAACAACCAGCAGCCAAAACTGTTCTAGAAGCCATTCTAAAAGCTCTGGATAACCATCAACCGCTGACAGAAGCCGGGACGCAAGAGATAATCAAACAAGTGACAAAAGAACAAAATCTGAAAAAAGGTTTAGTAATGCGAAGTCTCCGCGCTGCTCTCACCGGCGATGTGCATGGCCCTGACCTGATTCAATCTTGGCTGCTCCTGCATCACCGAGGATTAGATCGGGTTCGCTTACAGCAGGCGATCGAAAACTGAAAATGAATAATTTTTCAATTCTTCATTTTTAAGCAATTTAACTTTTGATTTGCTATATTTTTAGCAAATCAAAAGTTAAATTATCTTAATTTTTAGGGGAACTCGGTTAGCAATCTTGTCGTCCTTTAGCTTAAACCTCTTGCAAAAGTTGAGATATGTAATCAGATTCATCTCTTTTAACCTACGGTAAGGCTAATTCGCGATCGCAAATCGCTTCGCTAACGCCTACATCTGCATTCATCTGCGGTAAAAAATCAATAATTAGTATTTTTGCAATAAGTCTATTGAGGGTAATTATAACTCTAATGCTTTTCCTAAAGTCAGTGACAATTGGAGTGCCAAATAGGGAGCCTAATCTAGGGGCCAGATTAAAGTCAAAAAGCAATTCTCCCCTACTTCCCTACGTTACTAAGGCTGAGCCGGAGAACGCCCAAAGAAGGCAAAAGGGAAAAGAAGTTTCTTTTTTATCCTACTTTTTGCTTTTTAGTTTTTACTTTTTACTTCCCCAAAAGATTCTAGCTCAGCCAGACCCGCCTATGCCCCTGTTCGACAATCTCACCATCGGGCCTGGGTTTAAGCCAGACCCCAGAACTATTACAGGTATCAGTGGCGGTTCGGAACGTGCCAGCCACATCGCCGGTAGTCAGGAAACAGCAAATGGCCCTTGTGTTGGTTTTGTGGGCAAAAATCCTAGCCACACGCTAGTTCTGAGTTCTGCTTTTAACTATCTGCGAGTTCAGGTTCAAAGTCCAGACGACACTACTTTAGTGATTCAAGGCCCTGGTGGAACTTGGTGTAATGATGACAGCGAAGGGAAAAATGCTGGTATTGCCGGTGAGTGGCTAGCTGGAACGTATAGTATTTGGATTGGATCTTACCAAAAAGACAAGTATACCCCATACGTTATTCGGTTCACGCAAGTTAAGTAAGATTAGTCATTAGTCATTGGTCATTAGTCATTAGTCATTAGTCATTGGTCATTAGTCATTGGTCATTAGTCATTAGTCATTAGTCATTAGTCATCTCCAAAAAACATTGTAGAGACGTTTCATGAAA encodes:
- a CDS encoding glycoside hydrolase family 5 protein; its protein translation is MKYLKLFGITLICSMLPGISHANAAILSSTSLDSGTISKIADSRFDELTRGINLSHWFAQTSNFDANYITEQDIESIKSLGFEHVRLPIDAAFLFDENNPGVLNTQNLQYLDEALNKIDAHDLSVIIDLSPGDNFKDRLANDDAFVTVAAQFWKALAAHLSTRDPEQVFLETLNEPAFGYFLQDTDIDPVQRWNEVQGKLLAAMREGAPNNTLIAKGYDWDGIDGLKTLTPVEDPNVVYNFHFYEPMVFTHQGADWMDEEFSYLHDLPYPYNQESCAAVISTITNESAKEWAQSYCDQQWDAAKVEKRIAQAAAWAEENNVLLTANEFGVYRPFLGEDDRVAWIGDVRSILEKYDIGWTMWSYSEGFGLVKDNEEGERIPNESVVKALGLSDDEHRKIPEPSAIAGSVLVALMLIRVKRFAYSR
- a CDS encoding TVP38/TMEM64 family protein — protein: MTNNEKKHSWIRLVIGISVFIAADFIILKFTPVGAWLTPENLQEVKQQAGIFAPLGFIVIYFVAALLAVPGTILTLSAGALFGALWGGLWSIIGATLGATGAFLVARFIAGDWARQQFEGADRLRQLSQGIEENGFWFALSIRLAPVFPFNAVNYLLGLTPISLPTYVLATGVGIIPGTFAYAWLGQGGLEAATGRPPWQLFGALAMLAGLSTLPIVLKRWKANKT
- the gltX gene encoding glutamate--tRNA ligase; protein product: MTVRVRIAPSPTGNLHIGTARTAVFNWLFARNQGGQFILRIEDTDLERSRPEYTANILDGLTWLGFNWDEGPFFQTKRFDLYRQAIQTLLDKGSAYRCYSSEAELEEMRSAQKARKEAPRYDNRHRNLTPEQETAFSSEGRRPVIRFKIDDDREISWNDMVRDKVSWKGSDLGGDMVIARASETEAFAQPLYNLAVVIDDIDMKITHVIRGEDHIANTAKQILLYEALGAGIPEFAHTPLILDKEGRKLSKRRGVTSIFDFKKLGYMAEALVNYMTLLGWSPPDSTKEIFSLQQAAEQFGFERVNKAGAKFDWDKLNWLNSQYLHNMPVSQLCDLLIPYWQEAGHEFDPVSDRAWLEQITALIGPSLVRLPVSDRYLSDTEWVEQIEALKNADPTGPSAVPSPDAIVMSRYLFTSSVEFTEEGKAQLQQPAAKTVLEAILKALDNHQPLTEAGTQEIIKQVTKEQNLKKGLVMRSLRAALTGDVHGPDLIQSWLLLHHRGLDRVRLQQAIEN